From the Mesorhizobium sp. L-2-11 genome, the window AGCAGGTGCCGCAGCTCCTTCGCGAGACAAGGTAAGGGTGTTCCGTTGAGCAGTGTTGTCACCTTCGGATATCAACAGGATGCGTCTCCCATCCGGCCGCCATACCCAAACATGGTCTGGATTCCCGGCGGCGAGTTCCTGATGGGCTCGGATAGTGGTTATGCCGAGGAAGCACCGGCCCACAGGGTGCGCGTCGACGGCTTCTGGATGGACTGCTTCGCCGTCACCAACGCAGACTTCGAACGGTTCGTTGCGGAAACCGGATACGTCACGATCGCCGAGAAGCCGGCCAACCCGGCAGACTATCCGGGGGCGCTGCCTGAGTTGCTGTCGCCGTCATCGACCATCTTCAAGAAACCAGCCGGATCGGTCGATGTGCGCAACCACTACAATTGGTGGGTCTATGTCGCAGGAGCCAATTGGCGTCATCCGCGCGGGCCGGCGAGCACCATCAGGAAACTGATGGAGCATCCAGTCGTCCACGTCGCCTTCGAGGACGTCGAGGCTTACGCGAAGTGGGCGGGCAAGGAACTGCCGACCGAAGCCGAATGGGAGTTCGCCGCACGCGGCGGGCTGGACGGCGCCGAGTATGTCTGGGGCGACGAGTTGACGCCCGGCGGAAAGCACATGGCGAATGTCTGGCAGGGCGAATTCCCCCACCGCAACACGCTGGATGACGGTTTCGAATATACTGCCCCGGTCGGCTCATTCCCGCCAAACGGCTACGGCCTTCACGATATGGCCGGCAATGTCTGGCAATGGACGGCGGATTGGTATCAGGAGCATGGCAACATCGACAGCCCGTGCTGCACGGCCGCCAATCCGCGCGGCGGCGGACGGGAGACGAGCTACGATCCCCGCGAGCCGGACGTTAAGATGCCACGCAAGGTCACCAAGGGCGGCTCGCACCTGTGCGCGCCGAATTATTGCCGCCGCTACCGGCCCGCCGCACGCATGGCGCAGCCCATCGACACATCGATTTCGCATCTGGGTTTTCGGCTCATCGTCAGGGGACGCGAGCCAGGCGGAAGTCACGCGCAGAAAGAAAAGTGACGTCTGGCGATAGCAAAAAAACGAATGGAGGGGTTGAATGTATCGCCGAATTCTGATTGCCGCGCTGGCGGGTTTTGTTGTGCTGCCAGCGGACGCCTATGCCGATGAGAACGGCATAAGCTTCTGGCTTCCCGGTCAGTACGGCAGCTTTGCCGCGACGCCAGCGACGCCCGGTTGGTCATGGGCGACCATTTATTATCACAGCTCGGTCGAAGCCGGCGCCGATCAGCAATTCCCGCGCGGCGGCGAGGTCGATGTGGGCCTGGGTGGGAGGGCTGACATCATTGTGTTCGGGCCAAGCTATACGTTCGAAACGCCGGTCCTCGATGGCGCCCAGTTGACGCTGAGTGTTTTGACGGCAGGAGGCTACAGCGAGGCAAGCGTTGATGCCGTGCTGACGGGTCCAGGAGGCGTACCGATTTCCGGCAGCGCGAGCGATTCCGTCACCGGTTTCGGCGACCTCTATCCATCGGCCACGCTGAAATGGAACCAAGGCGTCAACAACTTCATGACCTACGTCATGGGAGACATTCCCGTCGGCGCCTATGATCCGGATCGGCTGGCAAACCTTGGCATCGGGCACGGCGCGATAGATGCTGGCGGCGGCTACACCTATTTCAATCCGGCCACCGGCTACGAGGCTTCGGCGGTGCTCGGCTTCACCTACAATTTCGAGAACCCCGACACCGATTATCAGAACGGCATCGACATGCATATCGACTGGGGGGCTTCGAAGTTCCTCAGCGAGCAGTTCTTCGTCGGCGCTGCCGGTTATTATTACCAGCAACTGACCGGAGACAGTGGCGCCGGCGCCATCCTTGGCGATTTCAAGTCTCGCGTCGCGGGCATCGGCCCGCAGGTCGGCTACCTCTTCCCGGTCGGCGACAAAATGCAGGGTGCGCTCAACGTGAAAGCCTACTGGGAGTTCGCCGCTGAAAACAGGACGGAGGGCTGGAACTTCTGGGCGGGATTCGCCCTGTCGCCTGCTGCAGCGAAGAGGGAATAAGCTGCCCAACGCCACGATGCCCCGCATTGCGTCTGACGAGTTAGCCCCTTGGGAGACAATGGGCAGACCGAGCGGCATCCAGCGATGAAGTTGACTGGCCACTAGCTCCCATGGTTGTGCCGGTTCGATTTCGGCGCGGCGCGAATGTCCCCTCCGGAGAGCGTCGCGAATGTCGGGAAATTGCGCTCGTTGCTCGTTCCAGTCGACGAAGATGTAGGCCCGGAAGTCAACATTCTTCGACTTTTTCACAGGCAGAAGCGTGAGGAGCAGCAAGCGTCATGTCACTTTTCATCTGCGTGCTCCTCTTCTTTCTGCATTTGAAAAAGCATGCCGGTTATGTTGAGAGAAACCTGCCCAATGCCTTAAATTTAGAAGCAGCAGGCCGGCGGCTCTACATAATCCTGTGCTCGACATAGTGCAGAGCGTTTTTAGCTTGGCGTCGCGCAGAAAGGCGGGTGGCGAGAGCGTACTGAGGCCGATCGCGGCGGTGAGCTAAAAACGTGTTGGACTAAGCCGCCGGCACGGGTGGCCGCTATGGGCGTTCAATCGAGGCGGTGCCCATGAACAGGCGTCGTGTGGTTTGGGGATGCCGTCGCGGAGGCCGCGATTGCAAGGGTCGCGTGCGCCGAAGCGGCACGGATATGGGTTGCGGCAAAGTGAGGACCGGTGTCGCGCCCTGCCGACAGAGGCAGCCGGGGGTGACGGCGCGCAGCTTCGCGGGACCGGCTCGGTTGTCGGGCCGAACGGCTCGTGCGATGCGGTGACGGCGAAAGCGGAGCGGTTCTTTCATGATGTATCCCAGTATGGCCGGGGTCCAGTGGCGCCGTCGAAGATTTCGACGATGATCATCTGGCCTTGACGACAGGCCGGGCATTGCCTGAGGCAATGACCGGTGAGATCCTCGTAGCGGTCGCGGTAGTCCCTTTCGGATGAGCCATCCGACGGCTCGGGAACCGGCATGCCGAGCAGGTCGCGGCAGTGGGCGAGCTTTTGCGCGCGGTAACGATTGCCGAGAAAGCCGTAGTAGCGGATGCGATGGAAGCCGTCGGGCAGGACGTGCAACAAGAAGCGGCGAATGAACTCGTCGGCCGCAACGGTCATGACCTTTTGCCGATTGCCGTGCCGGTAGTCCTTCCAGCGGAAACGAACGGCGTTGTCCTCGATGTCGATGAGACGGTTGTTGGAGATGGCGACGCGGTGCGTATAGCGCCCGACATAGTCGAGCACCTGTTCGGGTCCGGCGAAAGGCGGCTTGGCAAAGACGACCCACTCAGCCTTTCGTAGCGGCGCCAAATAACGCCGGAAGGCGTCGCGCTCGCTCAGGTGCTGCAGGCCAGAGAAAAACTGCAACTGGTTGGCGTCGAAGGCTTTCTTCAGATGTTCCAGGAACAATCGTCGGAACAGGCGTGAGAGCACCCGGACGGGCAAGAAGAAGCCGGGCTTGCAGGCGATCCATCGATTGCCGTCGGAAGACAGGCCGCCGCCGGCGACGACGCAATGCAGGTGCGGATGATGGAGCAGGTTCTGGCCCCAGGTGTGCAGCACGGCGAAGAAGCCGATCTCGGCGCCCAGGTGCTTGGGGTCGGCAGCAATGGTGCGCAGGGTCTCGGCGGCGGCACGGAAGAGCAGGCCGTAGACGAGCGCCTTGTTCTGATAAGCGATGGCGGCAATGTCGCCGGGCAGCGTGAAGACGACGTGAAAGTACTGTGTGTCGAGAAGTTCAGCGCGACGATCCTCCAGCCATTGCGCGCGGGCCAGCGACTGGCACTTCGGGCAATGGCGATCGCGGCAGCTGTTGAACGCAATGCGGCTATGACCGCAGTGATCGCACGCTTCGACGTGCCCGCCGAGCGCGGCGGTCCGGCACAGTTCGATCGCCGTCATGACGCGGCGCTGGGCGGTCGACAGCGACGCGTCATGCTGCTCGCGATAGGCTTCGCCGTAGTAGCGGAAGATATCCGCCACTTCCGGCCCCGAGCGGGCCATCGGCGCGAGCTCAGAAGTACTGAGGCTTGGCGGGTGGCGGCAGGATGGGCGCCGGACGCGGTAAGAGCTCAAAAGGGCTCGATGTGGCGCAGACTTTGTTGGTGGCAATCCGCAGGTAATGGGCGGTGGTCGCGAGGCTGCGGTGACCGAGCAAGAGTTGAATGGTGCGCACGTCGGCGCCGGCCTCCAACAGATGGACGGCGAAGGCGTGTCGCAAACTGTGGGGCGTGACCGGTTTGGACAAGCCGGAGCGGTCGCGCGCTTTCGCGCAGGCGTGTCCCACCGCATCCCTGGTGATCGGCTGGTCGGCACGATCGCCGGGGAAGAGCCACGCCTTTGGCCGGCGCACCTTCCAATAGTTGCGCAGGATCTCCAGCAGCTTGGGCGACAGCATCACGTAGCGGTCCTTCTGGCCTTTGCCCTGCTCGACGCGGATGACCATTCTCTGGCTGTCGATGCCCGTGGGCTTCAGCCGAACCGCTTCCGAGATGCGCAAGCCGGCGGCATAGCAAGTGGTCAGGATGGCGTGGTGTTTGACGTCGAGGACGCAACCGAGGAACCGCTGAACTTCGTCGGGACTGAGGATGATCGGCAGCTTCTGCGGCTTCTTGGGAAGCGGCAGGACCTCTTCAAGCGCCCAGTCCCTTTCGAGCGTCACCTTGTAGAGAAAGCGCAGCGCCGCAATGGCGATGTGGATCGAGCCGGGCGCCAGCTTCTTCTCGTTGATCAGATAGACCTGATAGGTCCGAATGTCCTCGCGCCCGAGCAAGTCCGGCGACTTGCTAAAATAGCGGGCGAACAGCGACACCTGCTGCAGATACGACAGCTGGGTGTTGAGCGCGAAGTTGCGCACCTCCATGTCCTCGCTCATGCGCTGGCGAAGTTGGGTCATGACAAGCTCCTTTGTCGGATGGAATGGGCTGCAAGCAGCCACTCCATGCTGACGCAGTCGGAGCTTGTTGTGGACACATGACCAACGCGACAGACGACGCGATCAAGACCACGCTGTCGGCACACACCC encodes:
- a CDS encoding SphA family protein encodes the protein MYRRILIAALAGFVVLPADAYADENGISFWLPGQYGSFAATPATPGWSWATIYYHSSVEAGADQQFPRGGEVDVGLGGRADIIVFGPSYTFETPVLDGAQLTLSVLTAGGYSEASVDAVLTGPGGVPISGSASDSVTGFGDLYPSATLKWNQGVNNFMTYVMGDIPVGAYDPDRLANLGIGHGAIDAGGGYTYFNPATGYEASAVLGFTYNFENPDTDYQNGIDMHIDWGASKFLSEQFFVGAAGYYYQQLTGDSGAGAILGDFKSRVAGIGPQVGYLFPVGDKMQGALNVKAYWEFAAENRTEGWNFWAGFALSPAAAKRE
- a CDS encoding formylglycine-generating enzyme family protein, whose amino-acid sequence is MVWIPGGEFLMGSDSGYAEEAPAHRVRVDGFWMDCFAVTNADFERFVAETGYVTIAEKPANPADYPGALPELLSPSSTIFKKPAGSVDVRNHYNWWVYVAGANWRHPRGPASTIRKLMEHPVVHVAFEDVEAYAKWAGKELPTEAEWEFAARGGLDGAEYVWGDELTPGGKHMANVWQGEFPHRNTLDDGFEYTAPVGSFPPNGYGLHDMAGNVWQWTADWYQEHGNIDSPCCTAANPRGGGRETSYDPREPDVKMPRKVTKGGSHLCAPNYCRRYRPAARMAQPIDTSISHLGFRLIVRGREPGGSHAQKEK
- a CDS encoding tyrosine-type recombinase/integrase, with protein sequence MTQLRQRMSEDMEVRNFALNTQLSYLQQVSLFARYFSKSPDLLGREDIRTYQVYLINEKKLAPGSIHIAIAALRFLYKVTLERDWALEEVLPLPKKPQKLPIILSPDEVQRFLGCVLDVKHHAILTTCYAAGLRISEAVRLKPTGIDSQRMVIRVEQGKGQKDRYVMLSPKLLEILRNYWKVRRPKAWLFPGDRADQPITRDAVGHACAKARDRSGLSKPVTPHSLRHAFAVHLLEAGADVRTIQLLLGHRSLATTAHYLRIATNKVCATSSPFELLPRPAPILPPPAKPQYF
- a CDS encoding IS91 family transposase, translated to MARSGPEVADIFRYYGEAYREQHDASLSTAQRRVMTAIELCRTAALGGHVEACDHCGHSRIAFNSCRDRHCPKCQSLARAQWLEDRRAELLDTQYFHVVFTLPGDIAAIAYQNKALVYGLLFRAAAETLRTIAADPKHLGAEIGFFAVLHTWGQNLLHHPHLHCVVAGGGLSSDGNRWIACKPGFFLPVRVLSRLFRRLFLEHLKKAFDANQLQFFSGLQHLSERDAFRRYLAPLRKAEWVVFAKPPFAGPEQVLDYVGRYTHRVAISNNRLIDIEDNAVRFRWKDYRHGNRQKVMTVAADEFIRRFLLHVLPDGFHRIRYYGFLGNRYRAQKLAHCRDLLGMPVPEPSDGSSERDYRDRYEDLTGHCLRQCPACRQGQMIIVEIFDGATGPRPYWDTS